A single genomic interval of Mangifera indica cultivar Alphonso chromosome 5, CATAS_Mindica_2.1, whole genome shotgun sequence harbors:
- the LOC123217514 gene encoding germin-like protein subfamily 1 member 1 — translation MLQLFFCCLALLFCLVKPDPDPLQDYCVADTKTPPSVFTNGVLCINPNLAFASHFKTSVLSKPGRTSGNPFGFNVTLTSTTNLPGINTLGLTMARADIAANGLVPPHSHPRASEVTICLQGNLLVGFVDTSSRLYTQQLRPGESFVFPQGLIHFLFNLDSMHSALVLSGLSSQNPGTQLTSIATFVSKPGIPDEILRKAFGINGQDVAKIRKNLGG, via the coding sequence ATGCTTCAGTTATTCTTTTGTTGCCTAGCTCTCTTATTTTGTCTTGTCAAACCTGACCCGGATCCGTTACAAGATTATTGTGTTGCGGACACAAAAACTCCCCCATCTGTTTTTACTAATGGCGTGCTCTGTATTAATCCAAATTTAGCATTTGCTTCTCATTTCAAGACTTCAGTTTTAAGCAAACCCGGCCGCACTAGTGGGAATCCATTTGGGTTCAATGTGACACTCACCAGCACCACAAATTTGCCCGGGATCAACACCTTGGGCCTGACCATGGCCCGAGCTGACATAGCAGCCAATGGACTGGTGCCGCCCCATTCACACCCACGAGCCTCGGAAGTAACCATTTGCCTTCAGGGCAATCTTCTTGTGGGCTTTGTAGACACGTCAAGTCGCCTATACACACAACAACTTCGTCCAGGTGAATCGTTCGTGTTCCCTCAAGGATTGATTCATTTTCTATTCAACCTCGACTCCATGCACTCGGCACTGGTCTTATCTGGCCTCAGCAGCCAAAACCCAGGAACCCAATTAACATCAATAGCCACATTTGTGTCCAAGCCAGGAATACCTGATGAAATTTTGAGGAAAGCATTTGGAATCAACGGCCAAGATGTTGCCAAGATTCGTAAAAACCTTGGAGGGTAA
- the LOC123217401 gene encoding protein WVD2-like 7 isoform X2, which translates to MGESTVDASSHEDEMGERAPPNAVLEVSVSFGRFANDSLSWEKWSSFSPNKYLEEVKKCATPGSVAQKAAYFDAHYKKIAARKAELIDQAKQRDNEFSRSNGDPIEANSNTKSESGLSECQTSAEVVNHQTILANEVYGTHVDEPNRDAAITLGLPSSSTGGMKEEAEGKLECPKSDKSEEAVHFMMKDVENTSMGVQVINDWQQKEMETTSNDVKLDRSKESHMITLVNKERNITVTKKKPALKVSKASSLAKASPVAKASPVSKAPSIASPITKASSITNASPITKALPIAKTLPVSKASFISKTSPVVKAPRVSTARVSKPTLASTPISSSESSERIGNRSSSSKSKNPSREESKKLAPKSLHMSLSLGPLDHDPASATMTRKSLIMESMGDKDIVKRAFKTFQNRYNQLKSAGEDQSLAMKQVPAKETEPRVSALIPRKENGWSFKAGDVEKKHGTAAPSSLPMKSDESAEKRAEFSRKLEEKKPYAREADRTHLQKKSKNKEAEIKMVRQSPNFKTTTMVGIHHGQRITKVSLDKHVSNIAERFQE; encoded by the exons ATGGGAGAATCAACGGTGGATGCTTCAAGTCATGAAGATGAG ATGGGAGAGAGAGCTCCCCCAAATGCTGTTCTGGAAGTGTCGGTTTCATTCGGTAGATTTGCGAATGATTCACTGTCTTGGGAGAAATGGTCTTCTTTTTCACCCAATAAATACTTGGAAGAAGTTAAGAAGTGTGCAACGCCGGGATCTGTAGCTCAGAAAGCGGCTTACTTCGATGCTCATTACAAGAAGATTGCTGCTAGAAAGGCTGAGTTAATAGATCAAGCGAAGCAAAGGGACAATGAATTTTCGAGGTCAAATGGAGATCCGATTGAAGCAAATTCGAACACCAAGTCAGAATCTGGTTTATCTGAGTGCCAGACTTCTGCTGAAGTTGTTAACCATCAAACCATCTTGGCTAATGAAGTCTATGGAACCCATGTTGATGAGCCAAATCGTGATGCTGCAATTACATTAGGGCTTCCGAGTTCATCCACTGGGGGAATGAAAGAGGAAGCTGAAGGAAAATTAGAATGTCCGAAGTCAGACAAATCAGAAGAAGCTGTACATTTTATGATGAAAGACGTGGAAAATACTTCCATGGGGGTGCAAGTGATAAATGATTGGCAGCAAAAAGAGATGGAAACCACTTCAAATGATGTGAAGTTGGATCGTTCAAAGGAATCCCATATG ATTACTCTGGTGAATAAGGAGAGGAACATCACAGTGACGAAGAAAAAACCAGCATTGAAAGTATCCAAAGCATCATCTTTAGCTAAGGCATCACCTGTAGCCAAGGCTTCACCAGTATCTAAGGCACCATCTATAGCATCACCTATTACTAAGGCATCATCCATAACTAATGCTTCACCCATTACCAAGGCATTGCCTATAGCTAAGACGTTGCCTGTAAGTAAAGCATCATTCATCAGTAAGACATCACCTGtagttaaggcaccgcgagttTCCACTGCAAGAGTGTCAAAGCCAACACTGGCTTCTACTCCAATTTCTTCTTCAGAGTCTTCAGAAAGGATAGGAAACAGATCATCTTCATCAAAGTCAAAGAATCCTTCTCGAGAAGAAAGCAAGAAATTAGCTCCCAAGTCCTTGCACATGTCCCTTAGTTTAGGTCCATTGGACCATGATCCAGCTTCTGCTACTATGACTAGAAAATCTTTGATTATGGAGAGTATGGGTGATAAGGACATTGTTAAACGAGCATTCAAGACATTTCAAAACAGATACAATCAATTGAAATCAGCTGGTGAAGATCAATCTCTGGCAATGAAGCAG GTGCCAGCAAAGGAAACAGAGCCAAGGGTTTCTGCTTTGATCCCGCGAAAAGAGAATGGATG GTCATTCAAAGCAGGTGATGTGGAGAAAAAACATGGTACGGCTGCTCCATCTTCTTTACCCATGAAAAGTGATGAAAGTGCAGAGAAGAGAGCAGAG tttTCCAGGAAACTGGAGGAAAAAAAACCATATGCCAGAGAGGCAGACAGAACTCACCTTCAGAAAAAATCAAAG AATAAGGAAGCAGAGATAAAGATGGTAAGACAGAGTCCTAATTTCAAAACCACAACAATGGTTGGTATACATCATGGACAAAGGATAACTAAAGTCTCTTTGGATAAG CATGTATCTAATATTGCAGAAAGGTTCCAAGAATGA
- the LOC123217401 gene encoding protein WVD2-like 7 isoform X3: MGESTVDASSHEDEMGERAPPNAVLEVSVSFGRFANDSLSWEKWSSFSPNKYLEEVKKCATPGSVAQKAAYFDAHYKKIAARKAELIDQAKQRDNEFSRSNGDPIEANSNTKSESGLSECQTSAEVVNHQTILANEVYGTHVDEPNRDAAITLGLPSSSTGGMKEEAEGKLECPKSDKSEEAVHFMMKDVENTSMGVQVINDWQQKEMETTSNDVKLDRSKESHMITLVNKERNITVTKKKPALKVSKASSLAKASPVAKASPVSKAPSIASPITKASSITNASPITKALPIAKTLPVSKASFISKTSPVVKAPRVSTARVSKPTLASTPISSSESSERIGNRSSSSKSKNPSREESKKLAPKSLHMSLSLGPLDHDPASATMTRKSLIMESMGDKDIVKRAFKTFQNRYNQLKSAGEDQSLAMKQVPAKETEPRVSALIPRKENGWSFKAGDVEKKHGTAAPSSLPMKSDESAEKRAEFSRKLEEKKPYAREADRTHLQKKSKKNKEAEIKMVRQSPNFKTTTMVGIHHGQRITKVSLDKKGSKNEIHR, encoded by the exons ATGGGAGAATCAACGGTGGATGCTTCAAGTCATGAAGATGAG ATGGGAGAGAGAGCTCCCCCAAATGCTGTTCTGGAAGTGTCGGTTTCATTCGGTAGATTTGCGAATGATTCACTGTCTTGGGAGAAATGGTCTTCTTTTTCACCCAATAAATACTTGGAAGAAGTTAAGAAGTGTGCAACGCCGGGATCTGTAGCTCAGAAAGCGGCTTACTTCGATGCTCATTACAAGAAGATTGCTGCTAGAAAGGCTGAGTTAATAGATCAAGCGAAGCAAAGGGACAATGAATTTTCGAGGTCAAATGGAGATCCGATTGAAGCAAATTCGAACACCAAGTCAGAATCTGGTTTATCTGAGTGCCAGACTTCTGCTGAAGTTGTTAACCATCAAACCATCTTGGCTAATGAAGTCTATGGAACCCATGTTGATGAGCCAAATCGTGATGCTGCAATTACATTAGGGCTTCCGAGTTCATCCACTGGGGGAATGAAAGAGGAAGCTGAAGGAAAATTAGAATGTCCGAAGTCAGACAAATCAGAAGAAGCTGTACATTTTATGATGAAAGACGTGGAAAATACTTCCATGGGGGTGCAAGTGATAAATGATTGGCAGCAAAAAGAGATGGAAACCACTTCAAATGATGTGAAGTTGGATCGTTCAAAGGAATCCCATATG ATTACTCTGGTGAATAAGGAGAGGAACATCACAGTGACGAAGAAAAAACCAGCATTGAAAGTATCCAAAGCATCATCTTTAGCTAAGGCATCACCTGTAGCCAAGGCTTCACCAGTATCTAAGGCACCATCTATAGCATCACCTATTACTAAGGCATCATCCATAACTAATGCTTCACCCATTACCAAGGCATTGCCTATAGCTAAGACGTTGCCTGTAAGTAAAGCATCATTCATCAGTAAGACATCACCTGtagttaaggcaccgcgagttTCCACTGCAAGAGTGTCAAAGCCAACACTGGCTTCTACTCCAATTTCTTCTTCAGAGTCTTCAGAAAGGATAGGAAACAGATCATCTTCATCAAAGTCAAAGAATCCTTCTCGAGAAGAAAGCAAGAAATTAGCTCCCAAGTCCTTGCACATGTCCCTTAGTTTAGGTCCATTGGACCATGATCCAGCTTCTGCTACTATGACTAGAAAATCTTTGATTATGGAGAGTATGGGTGATAAGGACATTGTTAAACGAGCATTCAAGACATTTCAAAACAGATACAATCAATTGAAATCAGCTGGTGAAGATCAATCTCTGGCAATGAAGCAG GTGCCAGCAAAGGAAACAGAGCCAAGGGTTTCTGCTTTGATCCCGCGAAAAGAGAATGGATG GTCATTCAAAGCAGGTGATGTGGAGAAAAAACATGGTACGGCTGCTCCATCTTCTTTACCCATGAAAAGTGATGAAAGTGCAGAGAAGAGAGCAGAG tttTCCAGGAAACTGGAGGAAAAAAAACCATATGCCAGAGAGGCAGACAGAACTCACCTTCAGAAAAAATCAAAG AAGAATAAGGAAGCAGAGATAAAGATGGTAAGACAGAGTCCTAATTTCAAAACCACAACAATGGTTGGTATACATCATGGACAAAGGATAACTAAAGTCTCTTTGGATAAG AAAGGTTCCAAGAATGAGATTCATCGGTAA
- the LOC123217401 gene encoding protein WVD2-like 7 isoform X1 encodes MGESTVDASSHEDEMGERAPPNAVLEVSVSFGRFANDSLSWEKWSSFSPNKYLEEVKKCATPGSVAQKAAYFDAHYKKIAARKAELIDQAKQRDNEFSRSNGDPIEANSNTKSESGLSECQTSAEVVNHQTILANEVYGTHVDEPNRDAAITLGLPSSSTGGMKEEAEGKLECPKSDKSEEAVHFMMKDVENTSMGVQVINDWQQKEMETTSNDVKLDRSKESHMITLVNKERNITVTKKKPALKVSKASSLAKASPVAKASPVSKAPSIASPITKASSITNASPITKALPIAKTLPVSKASFISKTSPVVKAPRVSTARVSKPTLASTPISSSESSERIGNRSSSSKSKNPSREESKKLAPKSLHMSLSLGPLDHDPASATMTRKSLIMESMGDKDIVKRAFKTFQNRYNQLKSAGEDQSLAMKQVPAKETEPRVSALIPRKENGWSFKAGDVEKKHGTAAPSSLPMKSDESAEKRAEFSRKLEEKKPYAREADRTHLQKKSKKNKEAEIKMVRQSPNFKTTTMVGIHHGQRITKVSLDKHVSNIAERFQE; translated from the exons ATGGGAGAATCAACGGTGGATGCTTCAAGTCATGAAGATGAG ATGGGAGAGAGAGCTCCCCCAAATGCTGTTCTGGAAGTGTCGGTTTCATTCGGTAGATTTGCGAATGATTCACTGTCTTGGGAGAAATGGTCTTCTTTTTCACCCAATAAATACTTGGAAGAAGTTAAGAAGTGTGCAACGCCGGGATCTGTAGCTCAGAAAGCGGCTTACTTCGATGCTCATTACAAGAAGATTGCTGCTAGAAAGGCTGAGTTAATAGATCAAGCGAAGCAAAGGGACAATGAATTTTCGAGGTCAAATGGAGATCCGATTGAAGCAAATTCGAACACCAAGTCAGAATCTGGTTTATCTGAGTGCCAGACTTCTGCTGAAGTTGTTAACCATCAAACCATCTTGGCTAATGAAGTCTATGGAACCCATGTTGATGAGCCAAATCGTGATGCTGCAATTACATTAGGGCTTCCGAGTTCATCCACTGGGGGAATGAAAGAGGAAGCTGAAGGAAAATTAGAATGTCCGAAGTCAGACAAATCAGAAGAAGCTGTACATTTTATGATGAAAGACGTGGAAAATACTTCCATGGGGGTGCAAGTGATAAATGATTGGCAGCAAAAAGAGATGGAAACCACTTCAAATGATGTGAAGTTGGATCGTTCAAAGGAATCCCATATG ATTACTCTGGTGAATAAGGAGAGGAACATCACAGTGACGAAGAAAAAACCAGCATTGAAAGTATCCAAAGCATCATCTTTAGCTAAGGCATCACCTGTAGCCAAGGCTTCACCAGTATCTAAGGCACCATCTATAGCATCACCTATTACTAAGGCATCATCCATAACTAATGCTTCACCCATTACCAAGGCATTGCCTATAGCTAAGACGTTGCCTGTAAGTAAAGCATCATTCATCAGTAAGACATCACCTGtagttaaggcaccgcgagttTCCACTGCAAGAGTGTCAAAGCCAACACTGGCTTCTACTCCAATTTCTTCTTCAGAGTCTTCAGAAAGGATAGGAAACAGATCATCTTCATCAAAGTCAAAGAATCCTTCTCGAGAAGAAAGCAAGAAATTAGCTCCCAAGTCCTTGCACATGTCCCTTAGTTTAGGTCCATTGGACCATGATCCAGCTTCTGCTACTATGACTAGAAAATCTTTGATTATGGAGAGTATGGGTGATAAGGACATTGTTAAACGAGCATTCAAGACATTTCAAAACAGATACAATCAATTGAAATCAGCTGGTGAAGATCAATCTCTGGCAATGAAGCAG GTGCCAGCAAAGGAAACAGAGCCAAGGGTTTCTGCTTTGATCCCGCGAAAAGAGAATGGATG GTCATTCAAAGCAGGTGATGTGGAGAAAAAACATGGTACGGCTGCTCCATCTTCTTTACCCATGAAAAGTGATGAAAGTGCAGAGAAGAGAGCAGAG tttTCCAGGAAACTGGAGGAAAAAAAACCATATGCCAGAGAGGCAGACAGAACTCACCTTCAGAAAAAATCAAAG AAGAATAAGGAAGCAGAGATAAAGATGGTAAGACAGAGTCCTAATTTCAAAACCACAACAATGGTTGGTATACATCATGGACAAAGGATAACTAAAGTCTCTTTGGATAAG CATGTATCTAATATTGCAGAAAGGTTCCAAGAATGA
- the LOC123217401 gene encoding protein WVD2-like 7 isoform X4, producing the protein MGESTVDASSHEDEMGERAPPNAVLEVSVSFGRFANDSLSWEKWSSFSPNKYLEEVKKCATPGSVAQKAAYFDAHYKKIAARKAELIDQAKQRDNEFSRSNGDPIEANSNTKSESGLSECQTSAEVVNHQTILANEVYGTHVDEPNRDAAITLGLPSSSTGGMKEEAEGKLECPKSDKSEEAVHFMMKDVENTSMGVQVINDWQQKEMETTSNDVKLDRSKESHMITLVNKERNITVTKKKPALKVSKASSLAKASPVAKASPVSKAPSIASPITKASSITNASPITKALPIAKTLPVSKASFISKTSPVVKAPRVSTARVSKPTLASTPISSSESSERIGNRSSSSKSKNPSREESKKLAPKSLHMSLSLGPLDHDPASATMTRKSLIMESMGDKDIVKRAFKTFQNRYNQLKSAGEDQSLAMKQVPAKETEPRVSALIPRKENGWSFKAGDVEKKHGTAAPSSLPMKSDESAEKRAEFSRKLEEKKPYAREADRTHLQKKSKNKEAEIKMVRQSPNFKTTTMVGIHHGQRITKVSLDKKGSKNEIHR; encoded by the exons ATGGGAGAATCAACGGTGGATGCTTCAAGTCATGAAGATGAG ATGGGAGAGAGAGCTCCCCCAAATGCTGTTCTGGAAGTGTCGGTTTCATTCGGTAGATTTGCGAATGATTCACTGTCTTGGGAGAAATGGTCTTCTTTTTCACCCAATAAATACTTGGAAGAAGTTAAGAAGTGTGCAACGCCGGGATCTGTAGCTCAGAAAGCGGCTTACTTCGATGCTCATTACAAGAAGATTGCTGCTAGAAAGGCTGAGTTAATAGATCAAGCGAAGCAAAGGGACAATGAATTTTCGAGGTCAAATGGAGATCCGATTGAAGCAAATTCGAACACCAAGTCAGAATCTGGTTTATCTGAGTGCCAGACTTCTGCTGAAGTTGTTAACCATCAAACCATCTTGGCTAATGAAGTCTATGGAACCCATGTTGATGAGCCAAATCGTGATGCTGCAATTACATTAGGGCTTCCGAGTTCATCCACTGGGGGAATGAAAGAGGAAGCTGAAGGAAAATTAGAATGTCCGAAGTCAGACAAATCAGAAGAAGCTGTACATTTTATGATGAAAGACGTGGAAAATACTTCCATGGGGGTGCAAGTGATAAATGATTGGCAGCAAAAAGAGATGGAAACCACTTCAAATGATGTGAAGTTGGATCGTTCAAAGGAATCCCATATG ATTACTCTGGTGAATAAGGAGAGGAACATCACAGTGACGAAGAAAAAACCAGCATTGAAAGTATCCAAAGCATCATCTTTAGCTAAGGCATCACCTGTAGCCAAGGCTTCACCAGTATCTAAGGCACCATCTATAGCATCACCTATTACTAAGGCATCATCCATAACTAATGCTTCACCCATTACCAAGGCATTGCCTATAGCTAAGACGTTGCCTGTAAGTAAAGCATCATTCATCAGTAAGACATCACCTGtagttaaggcaccgcgagttTCCACTGCAAGAGTGTCAAAGCCAACACTGGCTTCTACTCCAATTTCTTCTTCAGAGTCTTCAGAAAGGATAGGAAACAGATCATCTTCATCAAAGTCAAAGAATCCTTCTCGAGAAGAAAGCAAGAAATTAGCTCCCAAGTCCTTGCACATGTCCCTTAGTTTAGGTCCATTGGACCATGATCCAGCTTCTGCTACTATGACTAGAAAATCTTTGATTATGGAGAGTATGGGTGATAAGGACATTGTTAAACGAGCATTCAAGACATTTCAAAACAGATACAATCAATTGAAATCAGCTGGTGAAGATCAATCTCTGGCAATGAAGCAG GTGCCAGCAAAGGAAACAGAGCCAAGGGTTTCTGCTTTGATCCCGCGAAAAGAGAATGGATG GTCATTCAAAGCAGGTGATGTGGAGAAAAAACATGGTACGGCTGCTCCATCTTCTTTACCCATGAAAAGTGATGAAAGTGCAGAGAAGAGAGCAGAG tttTCCAGGAAACTGGAGGAAAAAAAACCATATGCCAGAGAGGCAGACAGAACTCACCTTCAGAAAAAATCAAAG AATAAGGAAGCAGAGATAAAGATGGTAAGACAGAGTCCTAATTTCAAAACCACAACAATGGTTGGTATACATCATGGACAAAGGATAACTAAAGTCTCTTTGGATAAG AAAGGTTCCAAGAATGAGATTCATCGGTAA